From a single Nocardioides sp. dk884 genomic region:
- a CDS encoding DegT/DnrJ/EryC1/StrS family aminotransferase — MSTSPFPSHRGRPRVPLVDLAPQHGRIAEDVRRELLAVVDSGAFVLGPRVARFEDAYAAFCGVEHVVGVGNGTDALHLALRAAGVGAGDEVVVPANTFVATAEAVVLAGAELVLVDCDEDLLIDVDAVTARIGPRTRAVAGVDLYGQVAPFERLREAVGPEVVLLEDAAQSQGATRWGKAAGSCADLAATSFYPGKNLGAFGDAGAVSTDDPLIAHRLRQLRNHGGEARYQHDLVGTNSRMDSLQAAVLEVKLEHLKEWNAERAAAAARYAALLADVPGVRLPRTLPGNEHVWHLYVVRVAHRDAVQRTLAERGIDTGIHYPTPVHLLPAFAWLGQGVGSFPVAERAAGEILSLPMFPGITAAQQERVAEELVDAVRQHDAGRQGDAS, encoded by the coding sequence ATGAGCACCAGCCCGTTCCCCTCCCACCGAGGGCGCCCCCGGGTGCCTCTCGTGGACCTGGCTCCCCAGCACGGCCGGATCGCCGAGGACGTACGCCGCGAGCTGCTCGCGGTCGTCGACAGCGGCGCGTTCGTGCTCGGCCCCCGGGTGGCGCGCTTCGAGGACGCCTACGCCGCCTTCTGCGGGGTCGAGCACGTCGTGGGGGTCGGCAACGGCACCGACGCGCTGCACCTCGCGCTGCGGGCGGCCGGCGTCGGGGCGGGCGATGAGGTGGTCGTCCCGGCCAACACCTTCGTGGCCACCGCCGAGGCCGTCGTGCTCGCCGGTGCCGAGCTGGTGCTGGTGGACTGCGACGAGGACCTGCTGATCGACGTGGACGCCGTCACCGCCCGCATCGGACCGCGCACCCGGGCCGTGGCCGGGGTGGACCTCTACGGCCAGGTCGCGCCGTTCGAGCGGCTGCGCGAGGCGGTCGGCCCGGAGGTGGTGCTGCTCGAGGACGCCGCGCAGTCCCAGGGCGCGACCCGGTGGGGGAAGGCGGCGGGCTCGTGCGCCGACCTCGCCGCGACCAGCTTCTATCCCGGCAAGAACCTCGGCGCCTTCGGCGATGCCGGCGCGGTCAGCACCGACGATCCGCTGATCGCGCATCGGCTGCGTCAGCTGCGCAACCACGGGGGCGAGGCGCGCTACCAGCACGACCTGGTCGGCACGAACTCCCGGATGGACTCCCTGCAGGCAGCCGTGCTCGAGGTCAAGCTCGAGCACCTCAAGGAGTGGAACGCCGAGCGCGCCGCCGCCGCGGCCCGCTACGCCGCGCTGCTCGCCGACGTCCCCGGCGTACGCCTGCCGCGCACGCTGCCGGGCAACGAGCACGTGTGGCACCTCTACGTCGTGCGGGTCGCGCACCGCGACGCCGTGCAGCGCACCCTCGCCGAGCGAGGCATCGACACCGGGATCCACTACCCGACGCCTGTGCACCTGCTGCCGGCCTTCGCCTGGCTCGGGCAGGGGGTGGGCAGCTTCCCGGTGGCGGAGCGGGCCGCGGGAGAGATCCTCTCGCTGCCGATGTTCCCCGGCATCACCGCCGCCCAGCAGGAGCGGGTCGCCGAGGAGCTCGTGGACGCCGTGCGGCAGCACGACGCCGGGCGGCAGGGGGACGCGTCGTGA
- a CDS encoding O-antigen ligase family protein — MLGGVLARFRSRVGEGRAPLFVALAYVVLLLCVPSQLVLGPLGAAGSPASLLGIGALVWWCASTVAGQNPTRGPSGLRIAVLVLVLCVLAAYANGNAGGWYAPLTVRQETDELWTLAPQTITHVAGMMISAGDRGLLAFAAWMGITLVVADGIGSWRDLERLGAWLTWLGAVVAAVGLWQFVTGYNLAGSISVPGLVANSEIGGTQTRSIFNRVSATAVHPIEFGVVLACLFPLALHRTIHQWGRPRAFWSSAVPTVLILVGANLSISRSAVVVLMVGLLVLFLGWPARWRLRALLLAPVAVVALRVMIPGLVGTLISLFTNLLEDPSVTGRTTDYDVVLDLYSDHWLIGRGLFTFIPRYYRILDNQYLMLLVEIGILGLLAVLLFLVVAFLDGIGARVARDHRSRHLGLALAASVAGGAVGMFTFDAWGFPMAAGVSFVVAGMAGAARRLARADSAASSGPVEEALPAPPAPGRRPADARR; from the coding sequence ATGCTCGGAGGGGTCCTCGCACGGTTCAGGTCGCGGGTCGGTGAGGGGCGGGCGCCGCTGTTCGTGGCCCTCGCCTACGTCGTCCTGCTGCTGTGCGTGCCCTCCCAGCTCGTCCTCGGCCCGCTCGGCGCCGCCGGCTCCCCGGCCAGCCTCCTCGGCATCGGCGCCCTGGTGTGGTGGTGCGCGAGCACGGTCGCCGGGCAGAACCCGACCCGCGGGCCCAGTGGCCTGCGGATCGCGGTGCTGGTCCTGGTGCTGTGCGTGCTGGCGGCGTACGCGAACGGCAACGCGGGCGGCTGGTACGCCCCGCTCACCGTGCGGCAGGAGACCGACGAGCTGTGGACCCTGGCGCCGCAGACGATCACGCACGTCGCCGGGATGATGATCAGCGCCGGCGACCGTGGCCTGCTCGCGTTCGCCGCGTGGATGGGGATCACCCTGGTGGTGGCGGACGGGATCGGCTCGTGGCGCGACCTGGAGCGGCTGGGTGCCTGGCTGACCTGGCTGGGGGCTGTCGTCGCGGCGGTCGGGCTGTGGCAGTTCGTCACCGGCTACAACCTGGCCGGCTCGATCTCGGTGCCCGGGCTGGTGGCCAACAGCGAGATCGGCGGGACCCAGACCCGGTCGATCTTCAACCGGGTCTCGGCCACCGCCGTCCACCCGATCGAGTTCGGCGTCGTGCTCGCCTGCCTGTTCCCGCTCGCGCTGCACCGCACGATCCACCAGTGGGGGCGTCCCCGCGCCTTCTGGTCCTCCGCCGTGCCCACGGTGCTGATCCTGGTGGGGGCCAACCTCTCGATCTCGCGCTCCGCCGTCGTGGTGCTGATGGTCGGGCTGCTGGTGCTGTTCCTCGGCTGGCCGGCGCGCTGGCGGCTGCGGGCGCTGCTCCTCGCCCCGGTCGCGGTCGTCGCCCTGCGGGTGATGATCCCCGGCCTCGTCGGGACCCTGATCTCGCTGTTCACCAACCTCCTCGAGGATCCGAGCGTCACCGGGCGGACCACCGACTACGACGTCGTCCTGGACCTGTACAGCGACCACTGGCTGATCGGCCGCGGCCTGTTCACCTTCATCCCGCGCTACTACCGGATCTTGGACAACCAGTACCTGATGCTGCTCGTCGAGATCGGGATCCTCGGCCTGCTGGCGGTCCTGCTGTTCCTGGTCGTCGCCTTCCTCGACGGGATCGGTGCCCGGGTGGCGCGCGACCACCGCTCGCGGCACCTGGGCCTCGCCCTGGCGGCGTCAGTGGCCGGAGGCGCGGTCGGCATGTTCACCTTCGACGCCTGGGGGTTCCCGATGGCCGCGGGGGTGAGCTTCGTGGTGGCCGGGATGGCGGGTGCGGCCCGGCGCCTGGCCCGCGCCGACTCCGCAGCCTCGAGCGGCCCGGTGGAGGAGGCGCTGCCGGCGCCCCCGGCACCCGGACGGAGGCCGGCGGATGCGCGACGGTGA
- a CDS encoding polysaccharide deacetylase family protein: protein MDEQRINLCFHGVGTPARDLEIGEARYWVRTTVFHAILDAVADDPRVRISFDDGNASDAVTALPALLERGLSATFFVLSGRLDEPGSLSREQVLELRDGGMGIGTHGRAHRPWRGLDPAAAAAELEGAREEIAELVGRPVDEAALPLGRYDRHLLTTLRRLGYRTVYTSDRRRARPGAWLQPRFSVRDHDTAARLTHEVLSTPGLPTRTRGELVGLVKRLR, encoded by the coding sequence GTGGACGAGCAGCGCATCAACCTGTGCTTCCACGGAGTCGGTACGCCGGCCCGCGACCTCGAGATCGGCGAGGCGCGCTACTGGGTGCGCACCACCGTCTTCCACGCGATCCTGGACGCCGTCGCCGACGACCCACGGGTGCGGATCAGCTTCGACGACGGCAACGCCTCCGATGCGGTGACCGCCCTGCCGGCCCTGCTCGAGCGCGGCCTGAGCGCGACGTTCTTCGTGCTGAGCGGGCGCCTCGACGAGCCCGGCAGCCTCAGCCGCGAGCAGGTGCTCGAGCTGCGTGACGGGGGCATGGGGATCGGCACCCACGGGCGCGCACACCGGCCGTGGCGCGGGCTGGACCCCGCGGCGGCGGCCGCGGAGCTGGAGGGCGCCCGCGAGGAGATCGCCGAGCTGGTCGGTCGACCGGTCGACGAGGCGGCGCTGCCGCTGGGCCGCTACGACCGCCACCTGCTCACCACGCTGCGCCGTCTCGGCTACCGCACGGTGTACACCAGCGACCGCCGCAGGGCGCGTCCGGGCGCCTGGCTGCAACCGCGGTTCAGCGTGCGCGACCACGACACCGCCGCGCGGCTGACGCACGAGGTGCTGAGCACACCCGGCCTGCCCACGCGCACCCGCGGCGAGCTGGTGGGCCTGGTCAAGCGGTTGCGCTGA
- a CDS encoding GNAT family N-acetyltransferase, translating into MLKEGLEGARDRARNARVRVEPILDTDLLEVGAFLHAHLNPRLSPRQWAAAATPTWPGEAPNHGFVLRAGEGADAEVVGVQLAFYAERRIAGVPVRFCNLAAWCVREEHRSHGLRLLRAVLAQRGHVFTDLSPSGSVVALDERLGFEHLDTTTALVANLPGAGRGRVVTDLDEIEARLDGEQRTILRDHRGAAAARHVLLRAGGEQCYVVYRRDRRRGLRLFATLLHVDDPAVLARHQGVLRRHLLSRGLPVTLAELRVVGSRPAVSVPLSRPRPKMFRGTGVPASAVDSLYSELALVAW; encoded by the coding sequence ATGCTGAAAGAGGGGCTGGAGGGGGCCCGCGACCGTGCCCGCAACGCCCGGGTGCGCGTCGAGCCCATCCTCGACACCGACCTGCTCGAGGTCGGTGCGTTCCTGCACGCCCACCTCAACCCGCGGCTCAGCCCCCGCCAGTGGGCCGCGGCCGCCACCCCGACCTGGCCGGGCGAGGCGCCGAACCACGGCTTCGTGCTGCGCGCGGGCGAGGGGGCCGACGCCGAGGTGGTCGGGGTCCAGCTGGCCTTCTACGCCGAGCGCCGGATCGCCGGCGTCCCGGTGCGCTTCTGCAACCTCGCCGCGTGGTGCGTGCGCGAGGAGCACCGCAGCCACGGCCTGCGGCTGCTGCGCGCGGTGCTCGCCCAGCGCGGCCACGTGTTCACCGACCTCTCCCCGAGCGGGAGCGTCGTCGCCCTCGACGAGCGGCTCGGCTTCGAGCACCTCGACACCACCACGGCGCTCGTGGCCAACCTCCCCGGCGCGGGACGCGGCCGCGTCGTCACCGACCTCGACGAGATCGAGGCCCGTCTCGACGGTGAGCAGCGCACGATCCTGCGCGACCACCGCGGCGCGGCCGCGGCCCGGCACGTGCTGCTTCGCGCCGGCGGCGAGCAGTGCTACGTGGTCTACCGCCGCGACCGGCGGCGCGGGCTGCGGCTGTTCGCCACGCTGCTGCACGTCGACGACCCGGCCGTGCTCGCCCGCCACCAGGGCGTGCTGCGCCGGCACCTGCTGAGCCGCGGCCTGCCCGTGACCCTGGCCGAGCTGCGCGTCGTCGGCTCCCGGCCGGCGGTCTCGGTGCCGCTGTCCCGGCCACGCCCGAAGATGTTCCGCGGCACCGGCGTCCCGGCGTCCGCGGTCGACAGCCTGTACAGCGAGCTCGCGCTCGTCGCCTGGTGA
- a CDS encoding glycosyltransferase family 1 protein codes for MRRADRAAHLVRRLRAEGPQDSARRAARWLHHRVGADALDFGLREDEIADSTRLVTPTARCRADDGPLTVGWLCSPPAAGSGGHTTMFRMVRAFEAAGHRCVLLLHDRHGGRVEQQARVIREGWPWVGAEVRSVADGLGGLDACVATGWETAHVLAARCREPLHRFYFIQDFEPFFYPRGSEHELATDTYRFGFTHLALGHMVQDRLLTEVGVGSLRVPFSCDTSTYSLTRDSGRTGVVLYAKPGVPRRGFRLAVLALREFHARHPEQEIHTYGAVVPDLGVPATQHGGLTPAELAALYNRCLAGLAPSFTNISLVAEEMLASGCVPVVNDAPDARADLASPAVAWAVPTPGGLADALSRVVSAADPAAQARAAAASVRRDDWALTGAGVVRAVVDQVRGVTVAAPAPPTAGTRPADLDPADLDPAAEASRELMHGKAT; via the coding sequence GTGAGGCGGGCGGACCGGGCGGCGCACCTGGTGCGGAGGCTGCGCGCGGAGGGTCCGCAGGACTCCGCCCGACGCGCGGCGCGGTGGCTGCACCACCGGGTCGGCGCCGACGCGCTGGACTTCGGTCTGCGCGAGGACGAGATCGCCGACTCCACCCGGCTGGTGACCCCGACCGCCCGCTGCCGGGCCGACGACGGGCCGCTGACGGTCGGCTGGCTGTGCTCGCCCCCGGCCGCCGGGTCGGGCGGGCACACCACGATGTTCCGCATGGTGCGGGCCTTCGAGGCCGCCGGGCACCGCTGCGTGCTGCTGCTCCACGACCGCCACGGCGGCCGGGTCGAGCAGCAGGCGCGCGTGATCCGGGAGGGGTGGCCCTGGGTGGGTGCGGAGGTCCGTTCCGTGGCCGACGGCCTCGGCGGGCTGGACGCGTGCGTGGCCACCGGCTGGGAGACCGCGCACGTGCTGGCCGCCCGCTGCCGCGAGCCGCTGCACCGCTTCTACTTCATCCAGGACTTCGAGCCGTTCTTCTACCCCCGCGGCTCCGAGCACGAGCTGGCGACCGACACCTACCGGTTCGGGTTCACCCACCTCGCGCTGGGCCACATGGTGCAGGACCGGCTGCTCACCGAGGTGGGCGTGGGCTCGCTCCGGGTGCCGTTCTCCTGCGACACGAGCACCTACTCCCTCACCCGGGACTCCGGGCGCACCGGCGTGGTGCTCTACGCCAAGCCCGGGGTGCCTCGGCGCGGCTTCCGCCTCGCCGTGCTGGCGCTGCGCGAGTTCCACGCGCGCCACCCCGAGCAGGAGATCCACACCTACGGCGCGGTCGTGCCCGACCTCGGCGTACCCGCGACCCAGCACGGCGGCCTCACCCCGGCCGAGCTGGCAGCCCTCTACAACCGATGCCTGGCCGGCCTGGCGCCGTCGTTCACCAACATCTCGCTGGTGGCCGAGGAGATGCTGGCCAGCGGCTGCGTCCCGGTCGTCAACGATGCGCCCGACGCCCGCGCCGACCTCGCCAGCCCGGCGGTGGCCTGGGCGGTGCCGACACCCGGCGGACTGGCCGACGCGCTGTCCCGGGTCGTCTCCGCGGCGGACCCGGCCGCCCAGGCCCGGGCGGCGGCCGCGAGCGTACGACGCGACGACTGGGCCCTCACCGGGGCCGGCGTCGTGCGCGCGGTGGTCGACCAGGTGCGCGGCGTCACCGTGGCGGCGCCTGCGCCACCGACGGCCGGGACCCGCCCGGCCGACCTCGACCCGGCAGACCTCGACCCGGCGGCCGAGGCGAGCCGTGAGCTGATGCATGGGAAGGCGACCTGA
- a CDS encoding oligosaccharide flippase family protein, protein MSALRQQVRTGLVWSALNNVVLRFGTLAVGIVLARLLSPEEFGVYAVALTVQAVLMTLADLGLSADLVRSRDPERRAPTVALLGLSAGVLLAVAMAVSAAPTARLMGTPEAAPVIALLGVTLVLAGAGVVPFGLLQRAFRQRALFVVASVDFVVSTTVTLALVGAGWGVLALAVGRIAAQSTTLVLLHVLARHRPRVAVDRSVAVSVLAFGLPVAGANMLSWALLNLDNIVVARMSGAVLLGFYVLAFNISTWPMTAIGQVVRSVALPAFARLSGRDGAHALAVGTGLTAALAIPAGALLAVLASPLVSVVYGSRWSLAAPVLGALAIFGAMRVLFDLWVSYLLARGAARTVLAVQVLWFLTLLPAVVVGVRVGGITGAGWAHVVVAVGVVLPAYAVAMRRTGADLAAVARRCVVSIAATLPAAAVAAAISRSVQTSWVALVLGGVAAGATYLLLMGRWLRRAAHAMTRADDVGAGPEPVPGRHRAEVARPESEDLGSLEPVRGRHRAEEAPARVSVVVPCYNYARFLPEAVHSALHQEGAQVEVVIVDDASTDDSLAVARELAAGDPRVRVLAHPDNRGPVATFNDGLALATGEFLVRLDADDLLTPGSLVRSVALCRRHPEVGLVYGHPLHFTDRRPPARSGPVTWTVWPGLAWLEDRCRSGVNVITSPEALMRMSVVQRVGGQRELAHTHDMEMWMRLAAYADVGYVGGADQAWHREHPASLSTTAEAPLGLTILEERRAAFEMLFSTVAEEVPAAARLRTVARAALATEALRRASYEYDRRRAPARSVAPLQAFALATYLGARHLPQWRGLQRRVRAGQAWTRWRPWWLLHPVRRIVRDRAAARQWHRTGLYRPLPATRSRPPLDEGISA, encoded by the coding sequence GTGAGCGCGCTGCGCCAGCAGGTCCGCACGGGCCTGGTCTGGAGCGCGCTCAACAACGTGGTGCTCCGCTTCGGCACCCTCGCCGTCGGGATCGTGCTCGCTCGGTTGCTGAGCCCCGAGGAGTTCGGGGTGTACGCCGTCGCGCTCACCGTGCAGGCCGTGCTGATGACCTTGGCCGACCTCGGTCTCAGCGCCGACCTGGTGCGCAGCCGGGACCCGGAGCGGCGGGCGCCCACGGTGGCGCTGCTCGGGCTGAGTGCGGGGGTCCTGCTCGCGGTGGCGATGGCGGTGTCCGCCGCGCCGACGGCGCGGCTGATGGGCACCCCGGAGGCCGCACCGGTGATCGCGCTGCTCGGCGTGACGCTGGTGCTCGCCGGTGCCGGCGTGGTGCCCTTCGGGCTGCTGCAGCGCGCGTTTCGCCAGCGCGCCCTGTTCGTGGTGGCCTCGGTGGACTTCGTGGTCTCGACGACTGTCACCCTCGCCCTGGTGGGCGCGGGCTGGGGCGTCCTCGCCCTGGCGGTCGGCAGGATCGCGGCGCAGAGCACCACCCTGGTGCTGCTCCACGTGCTCGCCCGGCACCGCCCGCGCGTCGCGGTGGACCGCTCGGTGGCGGTCTCGGTGCTGGCCTTCGGGCTGCCGGTGGCCGGGGCCAACATGCTCTCCTGGGCGCTGCTGAACCTCGACAACATCGTCGTGGCCCGGATGTCGGGAGCGGTGCTCCTCGGCTTCTACGTGCTGGCCTTCAACATCTCCACCTGGCCGATGACCGCGATCGGCCAGGTGGTGCGCTCGGTCGCGCTGCCGGCGTTCGCCCGGCTCAGCGGGCGCGACGGCGCCCACGCCCTGGCCGTCGGCACCGGGCTGACGGCGGCGCTGGCGATCCCCGCCGGCGCGCTGCTGGCCGTGCTGGCCAGCCCGCTGGTGAGCGTCGTCTACGGCTCGCGCTGGTCGCTCGCAGCACCGGTCCTGGGCGCCCTGGCGATCTTCGGCGCGATGCGGGTGCTGTTCGACCTGTGGGTCTCCTACCTGCTGGCCCGGGGCGCGGCGCGCACGGTGCTGGCGGTGCAGGTGCTGTGGTTCCTCACGCTGCTGCCCGCCGTCGTGGTGGGCGTCCGGGTCGGCGGCATCACCGGCGCCGGCTGGGCGCACGTGGTGGTCGCCGTCGGCGTGGTGCTGCCGGCGTACGCCGTCGCGATGCGCCGCACCGGCGCCGACCTCGCCGCCGTCGCCCGCCGCTGCGTCGTGTCGATCGCCGCCACGCTGCCCGCCGCCGCCGTCGCCGCGGCGATCAGCCGCAGCGTGCAGACCAGCTGGGTCGCGCTGGTGCTGGGCGGTGTCGCGGCCGGCGCGACGTACCTGCTGCTGATGGGGCGCTGGCTGCGCCGGGCCGCGCACGCGATGACCCGGGCCGACGACGTGGGGGCGGGCCCCGAGCCGGTGCCGGGGCGCCACCGGGCCGAGGTGGCGAGGCCCGAGTCGGAGGACCTGGGCAGCCTCGAGCCGGTGCGCGGCCGGCACCGCGCCGAGGAGGCGCCGGCCCGGGTGTCGGTGGTGGTGCCCTGCTACAACTACGCCCGCTTCCTGCCCGAGGCGGTCCACAGCGCCCTGCACCAGGAGGGGGCGCAGGTCGAGGTGGTCATCGTCGACGACGCCTCCACCGACGACAGCCTCGCCGTCGCCCGCGAGCTCGCCGCGGGGGACCCCCGCGTCCGGGTGCTCGCCCACCCGGACAACCGCGGGCCGGTCGCGACGTTCAACGACGGCCTGGCCCTGGCGACCGGGGAGTTCCTGGTCCGCCTGGACGCCGACGACCTGCTGACACCGGGGTCGCTGGTCCGCTCCGTGGCCCTGTGCCGGCGCCACCCCGAGGTCGGCCTGGTCTACGGTCACCCGCTGCACTTCACCGACCGGCGGCCCCCGGCCCGCTCGGGCCCGGTCACCTGGACGGTGTGGCCGGGACTGGCCTGGCTGGAGGACCGCTGCCGCAGCGGCGTCAACGTCATCACCTCACCGGAGGCCCTGATGCGGATGTCGGTGGTGCAGCGGGTCGGCGGGCAGCGCGAGCTCGCGCACACCCACGACATGGAGATGTGGATGCGGCTCGCGGCGTACGCCGACGTGGGCTACGTCGGCGGCGCCGACCAGGCCTGGCACCGCGAGCATCCCGCCAGCCTCTCCACCACGGCCGAGGCCCCGCTGGGGCTGACCATCCTCGAGGAGCGCCGGGCCGCCTTCGAGATGCTGTTCTCCACGGTGGCCGAGGAGGTGCCCGCGGCCGCCCGGCTGCGCACCGTCGCGCGCGCGGCGCTGGCGACCGAGGCGCTGCGCCGCGCCAGCTATGAGTACGACCGGCGCCGGGCACCGGCCCGCAGCGTCGCCCCCCTGCAGGCCTTCGCGCTCGCGACCTACCTCGGGGCTCGACACCTGCCGCAGTGGCGCGGGCTGCAGCGCCGGGTGCGGGCCGGGCAGGCGTGGACCCGCTGGCGGCCGTGGTGGCTGCTGCACCCGGTGCGCCGCATCGTCCGCGACCGCGCCGCCGCCCGGCAGTGGCACCGCACCGGGCTGTACCGGCCGCTGCCGGCCACCCGCTCCCGACCTCCCCTCGACGAAGGAATCTCCGCATGA
- a CDS encoding glycosyltransferase, which produces MSAVSVVIAAHDEEAVIGHTLDTLLAGAAPDELEVVVAANGCRDRTVQVAEQRPGVTVVEVARASKTHALNVADRLATGFPRVYLDADIAVPVTAVRALCAALEGPGAPLVAVPGRHLETRGRPWPVRGYTAIHRRLPAFEEGLFGRGMVAVSETGRARFSTFPDVVADDLFLDSLFGAEERVLVREVTTTVETPWRTADLRRRLARVRRGNAALRAGGGAGAAGTVRGADRWSWLRDVVLPRPWLAPAGLAYAALTAQAALEARRQRDAAAPSWGHDESTRTLRAG; this is translated from the coding sequence ATGAGTGCTGTGAGCGTCGTCATCGCGGCCCACGACGAGGAGGCCGTCATCGGCCACACCCTCGACACCCTGCTGGCCGGCGCGGCCCCGGACGAGCTGGAGGTGGTGGTGGCCGCCAACGGCTGCCGGGACCGCACGGTGCAGGTCGCCGAGCAACGGCCCGGGGTCACGGTGGTCGAGGTCGCCCGCGCGAGCAAGACCCATGCGCTCAACGTCGCGGACCGACTCGCGACCGGGTTCCCCCGGGTCTACCTCGACGCCGACATCGCCGTGCCGGTCACCGCGGTGCGCGCCCTGTGTGCTGCGCTGGAGGGGCCGGGCGCCCCGCTGGTCGCCGTACCGGGCCGGCACCTGGAGACCCGCGGTCGGCCCTGGCCGGTGCGCGGCTACACCGCGATCCACCGTCGGCTGCCGGCGTTCGAGGAGGGTCTGTTCGGGCGCGGCATGGTCGCGGTCTCCGAGACCGGCCGAGCACGCTTCTCGACGTTCCCCGACGTGGTGGCCGACGACCTGTTCCTGGACTCGCTGTTCGGCGCCGAGGAACGCGTGCTCGTGCGCGAGGTGACCACCACCGTCGAGACCCCGTGGCGCACCGCCGACCTGCGCCGGCGCCTGGCCCGGGTACGCCGCGGCAACGCCGCGCTGCGTGCGGGTGGGGGCGCGGGCGCGGCGGGGACGGTCCGTGGCGCCGACCGCTGGTCCTGGCTGCGCGACGTCGTGCTCCCCCGTCCCTGGCTGGCCCCCGCCGGGCTCGCCTACGCCGCACTCACCGCTCAGGCCGCCCTCGAGGCCCGGCGCCAGCGCGACGCGGCAGCACCATCCTGGGGCCACGACGAGTCGACGCGCACCCTGCGGGCGGGCTGA
- a CDS encoding glycosyltransferase has product MRDGDATVLVTVVTYNSAALLPGLLESLPAALHPVPWRLAVADNDSHDDSLTVLRELAPDAVVVEMGRNAGYAAGINAAVAAGGPHTAVLVLNPDVRLDPGCGPALLAALREPGVGVAVPLLRDANGERIDSLRREPTVLRTWADAVIGAERAGRLGRLGETVTDAARYRDACDTAWAEGSVQLVDAACWARVGGWDESFFLYSEETDFHLRVGDAGRAVRFVPTARATHLEGDSGVSPRLWPLLLANRVRLARRRGGRRAACAVWAALVLRETSRACLGRPTARAAVRVLLSPRLLRRPAGPDWVA; this is encoded by the coding sequence ATGCGCGACGGTGACGCGACGGTGCTGGTCACGGTCGTCACCTACAACAGCGCCGCGTTGCTGCCCGGGCTGCTGGAGAGCCTTCCCGCCGCGCTCCACCCGGTGCCGTGGCGCCTCGCCGTGGCCGACAACGACTCCCACGACGACAGCCTCACGGTGCTGCGCGAGCTGGCGCCGGACGCGGTCGTGGTCGAGATGGGCCGCAACGCCGGCTACGCGGCCGGCATCAACGCCGCGGTCGCGGCCGGTGGGCCGCACACCGCCGTGCTGGTGCTCAACCCGGACGTGCGTCTGGACCCGGGCTGCGGGCCGGCCCTGCTCGCCGCGCTGCGCGAGCCCGGGGTCGGGGTCGCGGTCCCGCTGCTGCGCGACGCGAACGGCGAGCGGATCGACTCCCTGCGCCGGGAGCCCACGGTGCTGCGCACCTGGGCCGACGCGGTGATCGGTGCGGAGCGGGCCGGGCGGCTGGGTCGCCTCGGCGAGACCGTGACCGACGCCGCGCGCTACCGCGACGCCTGCGACACGGCGTGGGCGGAGGGCTCGGTGCAGCTGGTGGACGCGGCGTGCTGGGCACGGGTCGGGGGCTGGGACGAGTCGTTCTTCCTCTACTCCGAGGAGACCGACTTCCACCTGCGCGTGGGCGACGCCGGTCGGGCGGTCCGCTTCGTGCCCACCGCACGGGCCACCCACCTGGAGGGCGACTCGGGGGTCTCCCCGCGCCTGTGGCCGCTGCTCCTCGCCAACCGGGTGCGCCTGGCGCGACGCCGGGGCGGACGACGCGCCGCCTGCGCGGTCTGGGCCGCACTGGTGCTGCGCGAGACCAGCCGCGCCTGCCTCGGACGCCCCACCGCCCGCGCGGCGGTGCGGGTGCTGCTCAGCCCGCGGCTGCTGCGCAGGCCCGCCGGGCCGGACTGGGTGGCCTGA